The DNA sequence GAAGTTGATCCGGGCACCACGGCCGCGCCCTGCCGGCCGCCGCTGGACCGCAGCGTGACCCGACGCATCCGCAGCCCCACCAGATCCTGACTGCGGCCCAGCCGCAGCGGCCACACCGGCCGCCGCAGCCGACCCCACCAGCCGTCGACATCGTCGACCAGCCACACCGTCAACGCCGCATCGGCCAGGAACGCCCGCAGCCGGGGCGTCGGCTCCGCCTTGCGGCCGGACGCGTCCAGCGGGTGGTACGTCTCCAGATCCTCGCCGGTGCCCCCGCAACGAAACGCCATGGCGAACCGCAGCCCCGGATCGACCCGGTTCCAGCCGCCAGCCGCCGCGGCGAGCATCCCGCCGACGGTGGCCGGCGGCGGACACGGCAGACCCACCTGAACCCCGGCGTACAGCGGATTACGGAACGACACCACCGGCGCGGTGACCGTCACCTCCAGTGCGCGCAGCTCACCCGGCATCAGCGCTTCGCGTCCTCGAACCACGCGTCATGGCTACCGCCCACGAACCCCTCGGCAAGCTTGTTCAGCAAGGTGCGGGGATGGTCGAGCAGGACCCGTTCCGCCTCGATCAGGTCGGCCAGCTCCCGACGGACCCGTTCCCGCTGCTCGCCGAGGAACCCCGGAGCCCAGCCGATCAGCACCGGCCCGTCCAGCTCGTCCGCCCATGCGTCCAACTCCTCGCGGAACACACCGACCTGGAACACCGTCTGCCGGTCCTGCGACGCCAACACCCGAGTGAACGGGTTGACCCCACCCTTCACCGGAGCCAGCAACACCAGCGCCGGAGCCCGGTCGCCGTAGTGCAACGACTGCTTGGCGCCGCCGCGCACCGCCGCGAGAGTACGCAGCACCAGCGCCACCCGCCGTC is a window from the Solwaraspora sp. WMMD792 genome containing:
- the cas5 gene encoding CRISPR-associated protein Cas5 — protein: MVRGREALMPGELRALEVTVTAPVVSFRNPLYAGVQVGLPCPPPATVGGMLAAAAGGWNRVDPGLRFAMAFRCGGTGEDLETYHPLDASGRKAEPTPRLRAFLADAALTVWLVDDVDGWWGRLRRPVWPLRLGRSQDLVGLRMRRVTLRSSGGRQGAAVVPGSTSGYGLRLRLPTAVSLDRARTRWDDYRYDASGRAGVIDADWSDEDGQAVALLPAPHPSLASR